Proteins from a genomic interval of Acetobacterium woodii DSM 1030:
- a CDS encoding chemotaxis protein CheW, with product MSDEFEEIELDEEDETEEDKFLTFALGNESYALEIIYVAEIIGIQKITEVPELPEYVKGIISLRGQIIPVVDVRLRFKKAPRDYDERTCIIVVDLANMPVGLIVDSVSEVIRIPAEAIVPHPELDQSYSRQFVRGMGKVGTEVKLLIDCHKLLEDDEMEKLDQEEA from the coding sequence ATGTCAGATGAATTTGAAGAAATTGAACTGGATGAAGAAGATGAAACGGAGGAGGATAAGTTTTTAACTTTCGCGTTGGGAAATGAATCCTATGCGTTGGAAATAATTTATGTCGCCGAAATAATTGGAATTCAGAAAATAACCGAAGTGCCCGAACTGCCGGAATATGTAAAAGGGATTATCAGTCTTCGCGGTCAGATTATTCCGGTTGTGGATGTTCGGTTGCGATTTAAAAAAGCACCGCGAGATTACGATGAACGCACCTGTATTATTGTTGTGGATCTTGCGAATATGCCAGTCGGACTCATTGTCGATAGTGTTTCCGAAGTCATAAGAATTCCAGCCGAGGCAATTGTTCCGCATCCGGAATTGGATCAAAGTTATAGTCGGCAATTTGTCCGTGGCATGGGAAAAGTGGGGACTGAGGTAAAACTGTTGATTGACTGTCATAAACTGCTCGAGGATGATGAAATGGAAAAACTGGATCAGGAGGAGGCATGA
- a CDS encoding protein-glutamate methylesterase/protein-glutamine glutaminase — translation MRDKKDQISVLIVDDSIFFREIVSRKLSMEPFIYVIATANNPFDARDKILKYDPDVVICDVEMPKMNGIEFIRRLLPQYPLPVIVVSSNAGAAADAKKAGALYFVEKPKGDLAKTIEKFIVELTKKIRIAAKMTVVIPRPLVVEEINQRLDDEAQFTDRIIAIGASTGGTEAIYEILKNLPSNCPGIVIVQHIPPMFSKMFAQRLDAQTMFQCKEAATGDYLKNGWVYIAPGDKHMRVKRIGKKYRIEVFEGERVNGHCPSVDILFESVAKEAGAQAIGVLLTGMGYDGAKGLLNIRRKGALTIGQDEATSVVYGMNKVAFNMGAVTIQASLEKIHTYILSAIKE, via the coding sequence ATGAGGGATAAAAAAGATCAAATAAGCGTTCTGATTGTAGATGACAGCATCTTTTTTCGCGAAATAGTTTCGCGAAAATTATCAATGGAGCCGTTTATTTATGTGATTGCAACTGCCAATAATCCTTTTGATGCCCGTGATAAAATTTTGAAATACGATCCCGATGTTGTTATCTGTGATGTGGAAATGCCTAAAATGAATGGGATTGAGTTTATTAGGCGGCTACTTCCTCAATATCCGTTACCCGTGATTGTCGTCAGCAGCAATGCTGGTGCGGCGGCGGATGCTAAAAAAGCAGGGGCGCTGTATTTTGTGGAAAAACCCAAAGGCGACTTAGCAAAAACAATTGAAAAATTTATCGTTGAGTTAACCAAGAAGATTCGTATTGCTGCAAAAATGACAGTTGTTATACCCAGACCATTGGTAGTAGAAGAAATAAATCAACGGTTGGATGATGAGGCACAATTTACAGACAGAATAATTGCAATTGGGGCTTCAACGGGTGGAACGGAAGCAATCTACGAAATTCTGAAAAATTTGCCATCGAATTGTCCGGGAATTGTCATTGTCCAACATATTCCGCCGATGTTTTCAAAAATGTTTGCCCAACGACTGGATGCCCAGACGATGTTTCAATGTAAGGAAGCAGCAACTGGTGATTATCTAAAAAATGGTTGGGTATATATCGCTCCAGGAGACAAGCATATGCGCGTTAAACGGATCGGTAAAAAGTATCGTATTGAGGTGTTTGAAGGTGAGCGGGTTAATGGGCATTGTCCTTCGGTGGATATCCTTTTTGAATCGGTTGCTAAGGAAGCGGGAGCTCAGGCAATCGGGGTATTGCTCACCGGAATGGGTTATGACGGAGCAAAAGGATTGCTTAATATCCGCCGCAAAGGTGCTCTGACAATTGGACAGGATGAAGCAACCTCAGTCGTATATGGAATGAACAAAGTGGCTTTTAATATGGGGGCAGTAACAATTCAGGCTTCCCTGGAAAAGATTCACACATACATACTTTCGGCTATAAAGGAATAG
- a CDS encoding chemotaxis protein CheD → MKKVIGIGEMAISNNHNDTIKTFALGSCVGITAYSPLQKVGGIIHIALPRPARIEDANKRYCYYATTGVPYFIHQFSRKYGCAENELVIRIFGGANSTRQNDTFNVGKRNLEIIQHILNDLNLKIRYAEIGETVSRTIELEVGSGDINIWHQKMII, encoded by the coding sequence ATGAAAAAAGTTATCGGAATCGGAGAAATGGCGATTTCCAACAATCACAATGATACAATTAAGACCTTTGCATTGGGTTCCTGTGTGGGGATTACGGCATATTCGCCGCTTCAAAAGGTTGGCGGAATCATCCATATTGCTTTACCCAGGCCAGCCCGAATCGAAGATGCTAACAAGCGTTATTGCTATTATGCAACGACGGGGGTGCCATATTTTATCCATCAATTTTCCCGAAAATACGGTTGTGCGGAAAATGAATTGGTCATTCGGATTTTTGGCGGCGCTAATTCAACGCGTCAGAATGATACCTTTAATGTTGGAAAAAGAAATCTGGAAATAATACAACACATTTTAAATGATCTGAATTTAAAAATCCGTTACGCCGAAATAGGTGAAACCGTTAGTCGAACGATTGAACTGGAAGTTGGCAGCGGGGATATTAATATTTGGCATCAGAAGATGATTATTTAA
- a CDS encoding chemotaxis protein CheA, which translates to MSDQYMNDPMQEVFIFETSQQLEQMEQSVIKTETLGCYPCDTINEIFRIMHTIKSSAAMMLINNMSVLAHTTEDLFYFIREENPENIDVSVLSDLVFEAIDFMKLELEKIKDGNKADEDPEPLREKIRKHLVLLKEKNDLMHSQIVNNEPIKEQYYISANKSEKASEVKTYQVILEFEEDCGMENIRAFTVIHNLKELTETFKSIPEDVINDPDCVEIIKRDGFILQIRIAESIEKLTAFFSAMAFIETVKVEPINSWPELQEEPGIRLSDEPIIVPQLKEVIKASDRGKDCNNGNGSHSQSMIAVSVEKLDKLMNLVGEMVISESMVTQNPDLKGLVLDNFSKSARQLKKITNELQDMVMSIRMVPLGPTFAKMNRIVRDISKKLDKEINLKILGEETEVDKNIIEQIGDPLMHIVRNSVDHGIETADTRIRLGKPRAGTITLEAKNAGGEVLIVIKDDGKGLNKEALLKKGLENGLINDDVAENMSDADIFNLIFAPGFSTKEAVTEFSGRGVGMDVVAKNIEAVGGNILVESVEEKGTTITLKIPLTLAIIEGMNIRVGESCYTLPIMSIKESFIPKENEIIKDTDENEMIMIRGQCYPIMRLKERYKVKTGATWIEEGILIMLEGENKTVCLFADELLGEQQVVVKTLPRYIRRMKKIDGLAGCTLLGDGNISLILDVNGLIAHN; encoded by the coding sequence TTGTCAGATCAATATATGAATGATCCCATGCAGGAAGTTTTTATCTTTGAAACTTCGCAGCAATTGGAACAAATGGAACAGTCCGTGATTAAAACTGAAACGCTTGGGTGCTATCCCTGTGATACCATCAATGAAATATTCCGGATTATGCATACCATCAAAAGTTCAGCAGCGATGATGCTGATTAATAACATGTCTGTTCTTGCTCATACAACAGAGGATTTGTTTTACTTTATTAGAGAAGAAAATCCTGAAAACATCGACGTTTCGGTACTTTCAGATCTTGTTTTTGAAGCGATCGACTTTATGAAACTTGAACTGGAAAAAATCAAAGACGGGAATAAGGCAGATGAAGATCCGGAACCATTAAGAGAAAAAATAAGAAAACACTTAGTGCTTTTAAAAGAAAAAAATGATTTGATGCATTCGCAAATTGTTAATAACGAACCAATAAAAGAACAATATTATATCAGTGCCAACAAATCGGAAAAAGCCAGTGAAGTGAAAACGTATCAAGTGATTCTTGAATTTGAAGAAGACTGCGGCATGGAAAATATTCGAGCTTTTACGGTGATTCACAATTTGAAGGAACTCACGGAAACGTTTAAGAGTATCCCGGAGGATGTCATCAATGATCCCGACTGTGTTGAAATTATAAAAAGAGATGGTTTTATTCTTCAAATTAGGATCGCGGAATCAATTGAAAAACTAACGGCTTTTTTTTCGGCAATGGCCTTTATTGAAACGGTAAAAGTTGAACCAATTAACAGCTGGCCGGAACTTCAGGAGGAGCCGGGAATCCGTCTTTCAGATGAGCCAATCATTGTGCCACAGCTTAAAGAGGTCATAAAAGCCAGTGATAGAGGAAAAGATTGCAATAATGGGAATGGCAGTCACAGTCAGAGTATGATCGCAGTGAGTGTCGAAAAACTCGATAAACTCATGAATCTGGTTGGTGAAATGGTTATTTCAGAATCAATGGTAACACAAAATCCCGATCTCAAGGGGTTAGTTTTGGACAATTTTAGCAAATCAGCCAGACAGTTAAAAAAAATAACCAATGAACTTCAGGATATGGTGATGTCGATTCGAATGGTACCATTAGGACCTACTTTTGCCAAGATGAACCGAATTGTCAGGGATATCAGTAAAAAATTGGACAAGGAAATCAACCTAAAGATTTTAGGCGAAGAAACAGAGGTCGATAAAAATATTATTGAACAAATTGGAGATCCGCTGATGCATATTGTCAGGAATTCGGTTGATCATGGCATTGAAACGGCTGACACCCGAATCCGTCTGGGAAAACCAAGAGCAGGAACGATTACGTTAGAAGCTAAAAATGCCGGCGGCGAGGTTTTGATTGTTATCAAGGATGACGGGAAAGGTTTGAATAAAGAAGCCCTGCTAAAAAAAGGGTTGGAAAATGGATTAATTAATGATGACGTAGCAGAAAACATGTCCGATGCTGATATCTTTAATCTCATCTTTGCGCCGGGATTTTCGACAAAAGAGGCAGTTACTGAGTTTTCTGGTAGAGGGGTTGGGATGGATGTCGTGGCCAAAAATATTGAAGCTGTTGGCGGAAATATTTTGGTTGAAAGTGTTGAGGAAAAAGGAACAACAATTACATTGAAGATTCCACTTACTTTGGCTATCATTGAAGGCATGAATATTCGCGTGGGAGAGTCTTGTTACACCCTCCCGATTATGTCCATTAAAGAATCGTTTATTCCCAAAGAAAATGAGATAATTAAAGATACCGATGAAAATGAGATGATTATGATCAGAGGTCAGTGTTATCCCATTATGCGTCTCAAAGAACGTTATAAAGTAAAAACTGGGGCAACTTGGATCGAAGAAGGCATTCTGATTATGCTAGAAGGTGAAAATAAAACGGTTTGTCTTTTTGCTGATGAACTATTGGGGGAACAACAAGTTGTGGTAAAAACCTTACCTCGATATATTCGGCGAATGAAAAAAATAGACGGCTTAGCGGGATGCACCCTATTAGGTGATGGAAATATCAGCCTTATTTTGGATGTGAATGGTTTAATTGCCCATAACTAG
- a CDS encoding methyl-accepting chemotaxis protein gives MKFFENLKIKQKLLTCFILFAVVTAVVGGFGIYTMNGINNQSKNMYYDNLLPSQKLANIQATLGEIRANQLLALYERNPGTLQTRLDVINAESEENNTLLKEYETNIRNEEDRALFATLTESVATYRDIRNQNIDLLKNGKYDQALAEINQVTQAREAVDQDLEALITYNTTLAEEILNQNTASFQTQSTIMIIFIMIGIALAVGLGLMVANMISKPLQRMVEAAEAIADGNLNVMIKIDGRDEVGELGLAFEKMTGHINEIMTNIDSAAEQVAAGSKQIADSSIGLSQGATEQASSIEQLTASIEEISSQTRINADNANEANELAEITKENAELGNSEMKLMLQSMEEINESSSNISKIIKVIDEIAFQTNILALNAAVEAARARQHGKGFAVVAEEVRNLAARSADAAKETTRMIEGSIKKVDDGRKIASKTADALDKIVGNVAKVSDIVGNIASASNEQAIGISQINQGIMQVSEVVQVNSATSEESASASEELSSQAELLREQAAWFQLKNIGNFNHNARENQSSDRFDPPRGNQQQSRRGKRGNQTEGKAPIPKVTRIALSDNEFGKY, from the coding sequence ATGAAATTCTTTGAAAATCTCAAAATAAAACAAAAACTGCTCACCTGTTTTATCCTATTTGCTGTGGTAACTGCGGTCGTTGGGGGATTTGGCATTTATACCATGAACGGGATCAATAATCAATCGAAAAACATGTATTATGATAACTTGTTGCCTTCGCAAAAATTGGCTAATATTCAGGCAACATTGGGAGAGATCCGGGCTAATCAATTATTGGCACTTTACGAACGCAATCCGGGAACGCTGCAAACGCGATTGGATGTGATTAATGCTGAGTCAGAAGAGAATAACACCTTATTAAAGGAATATGAAACAAATATTCGAAATGAAGAAGACCGGGCTTTATTTGCAACCCTGACAGAAAGTGTGGCGACGTATCGTGACATTCGTAATCAAAATATTGATTTACTGAAAAATGGAAAATACGATCAGGCGTTGGCAGAAATAAATCAGGTAACTCAGGCAAGAGAGGCAGTAGATCAGGATTTAGAGGCGTTAATAACATATAATACTACTTTAGCCGAGGAGATATTAAATCAAAACACTGCCAGTTTTCAAACGCAAAGTACCATTATGATTATTTTTATTATGATCGGAATTGCCCTTGCGGTCGGCCTCGGTTTAATGGTTGCCAATATGATCAGCAAGCCACTTCAACGGATGGTTGAAGCGGCCGAAGCGATTGCCGATGGGAATCTGAATGTGATGATAAAAATTGATGGTCGGGATGAAGTGGGAGAACTCGGGTTAGCATTTGAAAAAATGACTGGTCATATTAACGAAATTATGACGAATATTGATTCAGCCGCCGAACAGGTAGCTGCTGGTTCAAAACAAATTGCCGATTCCAGCATAGGATTATCGCAAGGGGCAACTGAACAGGCAAGTTCGATCGAACAATTAACGGCATCGATTGAAGAAATATCGTCGCAGACCAGAATTAATGCCGACAATGCAAATGAAGCCAATGAATTAGCAGAAATTACGAAAGAAAATGCTGAACTGGGAAATAGTGAAATGAAATTAATGCTGCAGTCGATGGAAGAAATTAATGAGTCATCATCCAATATTTCTAAAATTATTAAAGTAATTGATGAAATTGCATTTCAAACGAACATTTTAGCGTTAAACGCTGCTGTTGAGGCGGCTAGAGCCAGACAACATGGTAAAGGTTTTGCCGTTGTAGCGGAAGAAGTCCGGAATTTGGCAGCACGATCAGCTGATGCGGCCAAAGAAACAACACGAATGATTGAAGGCTCAATTAAGAAGGTTGATGATGGCCGAAAAATAGCGTCTAAAACGGCCGATGCACTCGATAAAATTGTCGGTAATGTTGCGAAAGTTTCGGATATTGTTGGTAATATAGCCTCAGCTTCAAATGAACAAGCCATTGGTATTTCGCAGATTAATCAGGGGATTATGCAGGTTTCAGAAGTGGTTCAAGTAAATTCGGCAACATCGGAAGAAAGCGCATCGGCTAGTGAAGAATTATCCAGTCAGGCGGAATTATTAAGAGAACAGGCCGCTTGGTTTCAATTAAAAAATATCGGGAATTTTAATCACAATGCCAGGGAAAACCAATCATCAGATCGATTTGATCCGCCGCGAGGAAATCAGCAACAAAGTAGACGGGGTAAACGGGGTAACCAAACTGAAGGTAAGGCGCCGATACCAAAAGTAACCCGAATTGCTTTAAGCGATAACGAATTTGGAAAATATTAA
- a CDS encoding NAD(P)/FAD-dependent oxidoreductase: protein MIRIPNLKLRINEAANHHAEKQALHNLILSKLKINRNELITFRIFKKSIDARKKDAILYVYTVDATIKNEPAILKKAVKAGITPTPDLSYKKVNPGKESLVHRPVIIGMGPAGLFAGLMLSRNGYAPIILERGDDVDVRTDKIETFWKTGRLDPESNVQFGEGGAGTFSDGKLTTLINDTRCRSILETFINAGAPEEILYLSKPHIGTDLLRETVKTIRKQIIENGGDVRFRAKVTDFIIQDHQLTGLIINDTEKLDCTTALLGIGHSARDTFETLYHRGITLTPKPFSIGVRIEHPQQLINRSQYGSAATTEGLGAADYKLSYHSPKGRSAYTFCMCPGGYVVAAASEENKVVTNGMSKHQRNGENANAALLVGVQPEDFESDHPLAGVAFQRKWEGLAFTLGGGNYHAPAQLVGDFLADKPSKQWGSVKPTYTPGLTFAQLKDCLPDYVVTTIKEALLHFNNKINGFTMADSIMTGVETRSSSPVRINRDDDNVSNVLGLYPMGEGAGYAGGIMSSAVDGVKTAEKIIMKYAPFSASDQSALLDA, encoded by the coding sequence ATGATTCGAATTCCTAATCTTAAACTCAGAATCAATGAAGCGGCAAATCATCACGCTGAAAAACAGGCGCTACATAATCTGATCCTTTCTAAACTTAAAATTAATCGTAATGAATTAATTACCTTTAGGATTTTTAAAAAATCCATTGATGCCAGGAAAAAAGATGCCATTCTTTACGTTTATACTGTCGATGCAACCATCAAAAATGAACCTGCGATCCTCAAAAAAGCTGTTAAAGCCGGTATCACGCCCACTCCGGATTTATCGTATAAAAAAGTAAACCCAGGCAAGGAATCCCTTGTTCACCGACCCGTGATCATCGGAATGGGTCCGGCCGGTCTTTTTGCCGGTTTAATGTTGTCTCGCAATGGTTATGCCCCAATCATTCTCGAACGCGGTGATGATGTCGATGTCCGGACTGATAAAATTGAAACATTTTGGAAAACCGGCCGCCTGGACCCCGAAAGCAATGTTCAATTTGGTGAAGGTGGTGCTGGAACCTTCTCTGATGGCAAACTTACAACCCTTATTAATGATACCCGTTGCCGCAGTATCCTGGAAACCTTTATCAACGCCGGTGCTCCCGAGGAAATTTTGTATCTGAGTAAACCTCATATCGGTACGGATCTTTTACGAGAAACGGTAAAAACGATTCGAAAACAAATTATCGAAAACGGCGGTGATGTCCGCTTCCGAGCTAAAGTGACCGATTTTATCATTCAAGATCACCAACTTACCGGATTAATCATTAATGATACGGAAAAACTGGATTGTACCACCGCGTTGCTGGGAATCGGCCACAGTGCGCGGGATACTTTTGAAACCCTTTATCATCGTGGAATCACACTTACCCCCAAACCGTTTTCAATTGGTGTCCGTATTGAACATCCCCAACAACTCATTAACCGTTCCCAATACGGTTCCGCTGCCACAACCGAAGGACTGGGGGCGGCCGATTACAAACTTTCATACCATTCACCCAAGGGACGCTCGGCCTACACCTTTTGTATGTGCCCTGGCGGCTATGTCGTTGCGGCAGCCTCTGAAGAAAACAAAGTTGTCACCAATGGCATGAGTAAACATCAGCGTAATGGTGAAAATGCCAATGCCGCGCTGCTGGTCGGCGTCCAACCTGAAGATTTTGAAAGTGACCATCCTTTGGCTGGAGTCGCATTTCAAAGAAAATGGGAAGGTCTTGCTTTTACGCTAGGGGGCGGTAATTATCATGCTCCAGCTCAACTTGTCGGCGACTTTCTCGCTGACAAACCAAGCAAGCAGTGGGGTAGCGTAAAGCCAACCTATACCCCCGGGCTTACTTTTGCCCAGCTCAAGGACTGTCTCCCGGATTATGTCGTTACGACAATTAAAGAAGCCCTGCTTCATTTTAACAATAAAATTAACGGTTTTACCATGGCTGACAGCATCATGACCGGAGTCGAAACCCGCAGTTCTTCACCTGTTCGAATCAACCGAGATGATGACAATGTCTCAAATGTTTTAGGACTATACCCCATGGGCGAAGGTGCCGGTTATGCCGGCGGGATCATGTCTTCAGCGGTTGATGGCGTAAAAACTGCTGAAAAAATAATTATGAAATATGCCCCATTTAGCGCCTCTGACCAAAGCGCTCTGCTCGATGCATAA
- a CDS encoding TetR/AcrR family transcriptional regulator, with protein MNGSLIKRRESIIVSTIETLNAVGLQNLSTKLIAQREGVSEGTLFRHFKNKTAIMQAVVDQFSQYDDAIVETCGRKKFSPIESIRYFYNAYAEYYQNYPEITVVVQAYDSLMCDAELSEKVSNIIKKRAAFIIKTIKNGQEQGLIKSDIDPILLENILTGGSKEICLRWRMSQFGFSIKEKTSAMVQEILNGF; from the coding sequence ATGAATGGATCTTTAATAAAAAGACGTGAGAGTATTATTGTTTCTACCATTGAAACATTAAATGCTGTTGGGCTTCAAAATTTATCCACGAAATTGATAGCACAAAGAGAAGGTGTATCGGAAGGAACGCTGTTTCGGCATTTTAAGAATAAAACGGCGATCATGCAGGCAGTGGTAGATCAATTCAGTCAATATGATGATGCAATTGTTGAAACTTGTGGTCGGAAAAAATTTTCACCAATCGAGTCTATTCGATATTTTTATAACGCCTATGCCGAATATTATCAGAACTATCCGGAAATAACAGTGGTAGTTCAGGCTTATGACAGTTTAATGTGTGATGCGGAATTATCAGAAAAAGTTAGTAATATTATTAAAAAGCGAGCCGCGTTTATTATAAAAACAATAAAGAATGGCCAAGAACAAGGATTGATCAAGTCTGATATCGATCCAATTTTACTCGAAAATATTTTGACTGGCGGGAGCAAAGAAATTTGTTTGCGGTGGCGAATGAGTCAATTTGGTTTTTCAATAAAAGAAAAAACATCCGCAATGGTTCAAGAGATTTTAAATGGGTTTTAA